The Kribbella sp. HUAS MG21 genome includes the window CCGTGCTGCTGAAGCGCTTGCTGGCGCCGGGCTCCCGCCTGGTGTCGGCGGACCTGGTGCTCCAGCGACAGGTGGCGAACCGGTGGGTCCGAGGCGACGCCCCCGGCGCGAACCGCTGGTTCCGCTACTACAACCCGTCCCTAGGCCTACGCCTGCCGCGCAAAGCGTTCACCCCACCACCCCACGTCGATTCCGCAGTCCTCCTACTACGCAAACGCTAGAAAGACCCCCACCGGTTCAGTTCCGGTGGGGGTCTTTGCTGTTGGCAACTGTTAGCCGTGCCAGGATGTCCAGAGGGCGGCGTAGGAACCCTTGCGGGCTACCAGGTCGTCGTGGCTGCCCAGTTCGGAGATGCGGCCGTCTTCTACTACCGCGACGCGGTCTGCGTCGTGGGCGGTGTAGAGGCGGTGGGCGATGGCGATGACTGTCCTGCCTTCCAGGACCGCCGCCAGCGAGCGCTCCATGTGGCGCGCGGCGCGTGGGTCGATCAACGAGGTCGCCTCGTCGAGGACCAGCGTGTGCGGGTCAGCCAGCACCAGCCGCGCCAGCGCCAGTTGCTGCGCCTGCGCCGGCGTCAACGACAGCTGCCCGGAACCTACCCGGGTGTCCAGCCCGTCCGGCAAACCCTCGGCCCACTCCCGCGCGTCCACCGCACCGAGCGCGTCCAGCAGCTCCGCATCGGTCGCCGACGGGCGCGCCATCGACAGGTTGTCCCGCAGCGTCCCGACGAACACGTGGTGCTCCTGCGTCACCAGCGCCACCCGCTTGCGCAGCTCGTCGAGCGGCAGCTCGGTCATCCCCACCCCGCCGACCGTGACGGACCCGGTCCGTGGCGGATGGATCCCCGCGACCAACCTGCCCAACGTCGACTTCCCGGCACCGGACGGACCCACCATCGCGATCCGCTCACCCGGCTGAATCGTCAGATCCACCCCGTGCAGCACATCCCGACCCTCGACGTACGAGAACCGCACGTCGCGCGCCTCGACCAGCTCGCCCGCCGGCTGCTGGCCGGACGGCGTCCGGTCGTCGGGTACGTCGCTGATCCCGAGCAGCCGGGCGAACGCGGCCCCGCCGGACTGCAGCTCATCCAGCCACGACAGCAACCGGTCAACGGGATCGATCAACTGGTTCACGTACAACACCGCAGCAGTCACAGCACCCAACGAGACGTGCCCGTTGATGTGCAGCCAGCCGCCGAACAGCAGCGTCCCCACGACCGGCACCAGATACCCGAGCTCGGCGGCCGGGAAGTACACCGTGCGCAGGAACAGCGTGTACCGCTCCGCGTCGTACGACCCGCGGATGTCCGCGTCGCCGCGCCGTACGCGGTCGTCGTACCGCCGGAGGGCCTCGACCGTCCGCGCGCCTTCGACCGTCTCGGCGAGCGAGCTGGTCATCTGCGCGTACGCCGCGTTCTCCCGGAGGTACCCGTCCTTGGCGCGCCGCAGGTACCACTTCGTGCTCAGCCACAGCAGCGGGACCATCGCGGCCAGCGGCACCAGCACCCAGACGCCCACCAGCGCCGTCGCGACCACGGTGAACACCACGGTCACGAACGCGATGATCGTCTCGGGTACGGCGAACCGCACGGTCCGGGACAGCGTGTCGACGTCCCGCGACGTCCGCGACAGCAGGTCACCCGTGCCGGCCCGCTCGACCGTGCCGATCGGCAGCGCCAGCGCGTTGTCGACGAACTCCTCGCGCAGCTCGGCCAGCACCTGCTCGCCGAGCGCGAAGGAGCGGTACCGCGCCCAGCGGGTGAGCAGCGACTGCGCCACGATGAACCCGGCGATCACGATGATCACCAGGTTCACCTTGGCGGCGGTCGTACCGTGCTGGACGTCCTCGACCAGGTCACCGATCAGCCGCGGCGCCGCGAGCCCTGACACCGCGGCCAGCCCGTGCAGCAGCAGGGCGATCAGCAGCGCGCGCGGGTGCCGCCGCGCCAGCCGCCGGGCGTGCTGCCGGATCTCGGCCGGCCCGGCCACCGGCAGGATCTGCCTCATCGGAGCACCCCCTCGTCCTCGGTCTCCCTGGTCACGGTCCGTCGGTACTGCGGTGTGGCGTCGAGCAGCTCGCGGTGTTTGCCGACGGCAACGACTCGCCCGGCGGCGACGAAGATCACCTCGTCGACCCGGTCGAGCAGCAGCGGGCTGGCGGTCAGGACCACGGTGCTGCGGCCGGCCCGGTGCTCGTGCAGCCGGTCCGCGATCCGCGCCTCGGTGTGCGCGTCGACAGCGGACGTCGGCTCGACCAGCACCAGCACGGACGGGTCGGCGAGCAGCGCCCGGACCAGCACAAGCCGCTGCCGTTGTCCGCCGGAGAACGAGCGGCCCTTCTCCTCCACCTCGGAGTCGAGCCCGTCCGGCAGCGCAACCAGCACGTCCTCGGCCGACGCCGTACGCATCGCCGCCATCAGCTCGTCGTCCGTACGGCGACCCGACGGGTCCAGCTCGGCACGCAACACTCCGGTGAACAGCTGGGAGCCGGTGTCGCTGACCAGGATCCGCTCGCGGACGTCTGCCCTGGTCGCGCTTGCCAGCGTGACACCGCCGTACCTGACCTCGCTGGTCTCGTCGTACCGCCCGAGGCGGTCCGCGAGCGGGCCGTAGCTGTCCGGCTCCGCGGCGACGATGGCGGTGAGCAGCCCGTCGCGGGCACGGATGCCCGAGACCGGGTCGACCAGGTCGCCGTGGTCCGGCAGCCGCACCGGCGTCTCCGGCTCGACGATGTCCGGCTCGAGCTTCAGCACCCGGATCACGCGGCCGGCCGCGACGAGTCCGCGCATCAACTGGTTCGCGAACTCGGTCGCCGTCCGCAGCGGCAGCACCAGGAACGTCGCATACCCGTAGAAGGCCACCAGCGAGCCGGCGCTCAGGTCGCCGCGCAGTGCGAAGTGCGCGCCGAGCCCGACCACCAGCACCACGAAGATGCCCGGCAGCAGCACCTGCGCGGCGTCCAGCACGGACTGGATGCCGGCCACCCGCACGCCGGCCTTCCGCACCTGCTGCGACTCGCTGCGGTAGCGTCGCGAGAACGACTCCTCGCCGCCGATCCCGCGCAGCACCCGCAGCCCGGCGACGATGTCCGAACCCAGCGAGTTCAGGTCGCCGACGGCGTCGCGCTGCGCGGACTGCCGCTTGTGCAGCGGCCGCAGCATCGGGCCCAGGCAGAACAGCATCAGCGGTACGCCGATCAGCACCACGAGGCCGAGCACCGTCGACGAGGACAGCAGGATCGCCGCGACCACCACGAACGCGACGATCGCCCCGGCGAACCGGGCCGAGATCTCCATCAGGTTCCCGATGTAGGACAGGTCGCCGGCGCCGATGCTGACCACCTCGCCGGTGGCCAGCTGCTTCGGCAGCGTCGCGCCGAGGTCGGCCGACTTCCGCGTCACCACCTGGACCGTCCGGTACGCCGCGGTCAGCCAGTTGGTGACCGCGAACCGGTGCCGCATGATCCCGGCCGTCGCCTGCAGCACGCCGACCGCGAACAACAGCGCGGTCCACTGCAGCAGCCGCTCGCCGTCCTTTGCCGCGATGCCCTCGTCGATCGCCCGGCCGAGGATCGCCGGGATGAACGCCTGCGACGCCATCCACAGGATGCCGAAGGCCATCCCGCCGGCGAGCGTGCGGGCCTGACCGCCCGCGACCCACCACAGGTAGCGGGCCGGCGAGCGATGGTTCGGGACGCCGGGATCGGCGAGCGGCAGTTGTCTCATGGCCCCTTCAGGCTAGGTGTCGCCGCCGACAGTTGGCATGCGAATTAATCGCACCTGCGACGCCCGGAAGTACCCGCCTACGGGCGGTGACGGTGACGGTCGGTAGAGCTTCACCTTGCGTTGGGCAACGGGTTCCCGCCGGGCCATGTGCGGCCCCTGTCCTGGAACCATGTTGGTGATCGCGCATCGGGGAGCGAGTGGCTACCGCCCGGAACACACGTCCGCCGCCTACCGGCTGGCCGCGCAGCAGGGCGCCGACTACCTGGAACCGGACCTGGTCGCCACCCTCGACGGCGTCCTGGTCTGCCGGCACGAGAACGAGATCTCCGGGACGACGGACGTCGCGGAGCACCCGGTCTTCGCCGACCGCAGGATCACCAAGATCGTCGACGGCACCGCGGTCACCGGCTGGTTCGTGGAGGACTTCACGTACGCCGAGCTGCGGACGCTGCGGGCCCGCGAGCGGATGCCCGCGCTCCGGGCGGGCAACACGGCGTACGACGGGCTGGAGGAGATCCCGACCTTCGACGACGTGGTCGCGCTGGCGCGCCGGGAGTCGGCCCGCCTCGGGCGCCCGATCGGGGTGATCCCGGAGATCAAGCACCCGACGTACTTCCGGAGGCTCGGGCTGCCGCTCGAGGAGCTGCTCACCGAGCGGATCCTGGCGCTCGGGCTGCGTCCGGACGAGATCATGGTGCAGTCGTTCGAGCCGACCAGCCTGCGACGGCTGTCGGTGATGACGCGGGTGCCGCTGGTGCAGCTCATCGACGCCGAGAGCGCGCCGAACGACTTCCTGCGGACCGGTGACGGCCGGTCGTACGCCGACCTCGTCGAGCCGCGGGGACTCCGGGAGATCGCGACGTATGCCCAGGTGCTGGCGCCGCACAAGGACCTGGTCGTGCCGCGGACCGCGGACGGCTGTCTCGGGGAGCCGACCCAGCTGGTCGACCACGCACACCGCGCCGGCCTCGGCGTCCAGGTGTGGACGTTCCGCGCGGAGCGCCGCTTCCTGCCGACAGCGACCGACTTCCGCACCGAACTGACCCGCTTCGCCGCCCTGGGTCTCCAGGCCATCTTCGCCGACCACCCCGACCAGGCGGTCTCCGCCCTCCGCGCACCTGCGGTCAACGTCTAGCGCCGGAGCGTGCGGCCCTGAAACGTCCGGCAGCGGGGCGACCGCTGCCCGCGGTCACCCCGCCTGGGGTGCTGCGCCGCCGAGGGGCGCAGTCGAGCTCACGCCGCCGGGGGCTTGTTGTTGGTGTCGTCGTAGATGCGGGACGCGATGTCCTGCTCGGTGGTGTCCTGGGTCTGGTTCTGGTTGACCGACTGCTGGACGTTCTGCCAGACCGCCTTGCCGTCGGACTCGGGGATCACGATCCAGGCGACCGCGTAGCCGAGCATCGCGGCGCCGCCGGTGATCAGGGTGAGGCCGACCCAGCCGAGGCGGACCAGGGTCACGTCGATGTTCAGGTACTCGGCGATGCCGCCGGAGACACCGGAGAGCATCCGCTGGTTCTTCGAACGACGGAGGACCTTGCCGGAGAGGTTCTGGAACGGTGCGTTGGAGTTCGTCATGGCTCCACTGTCCCGTTTCCGCGGCCCGCGGCACATCCGGATCGGTACCGACCGACCCCTGAGCGACCCCTGACGACTTTCGTGGGTGCCCGCGGGCAGCGAGACTGGAACCGTCGACAACTGCGAGGAACGCGATGACCGAACCGAAGCTCCTCGACCGCTCCGGCACGCCCCGACGCCGGCTCCGCGACGGGCTGGCGTCCGCCGCCGCGGTGGCCACCGTGGTCACCGTCATCGGCGTCACCAACCTGCTCAGCTCGAACGGCTCCGGCACGCCGATCCCGCGGCCCGATCCGGTGCCGGAGCCGGTCGCGCTGCGGATGGTCGGCTACGGGCACGCCGCGATCGCCGTGCCCAAGGTCTGGGGGCGGAACATCAGCCGCTGCGGCGTCCCGCGCCGGGACACCGTCCTGATCGACGACCCGAGCGCGGCCGGGGACTGCGACCTGCCGCGGCCGCCGGACGTCGACAGCGTCGAGCTGGGTACGGCTCCACCGAGCGGTTTCCGCGTCGACGAGACGTTCACGATCAACGGCGTACGGGCCGAGCGCAGCCGGACGAGCTGCTCGAACGACGACGTGTGCTGGGGCGCCGTGGGCCTGCCGTCGCTGAAGGTCTGGTTCCGCGCGTCGTCGTCCACGAGTGCCGCCGAGGTGGACCAGATCCTCGCCCGGATCCAGGTGCTGCCCGACCTGGTCGGCGTGCCCAGTACGCGGTCGCTGGACGCCGCCCGGGACGGTACGGCGTACGCGAAGCACCTGCAGGAACTGGGCCTCAGGGCCGCGTTCCGCAGCCGTACGTCGGTCGTCTACCAGCCGGGCCGCGTCGTCAACGTCAGCCCGCCCGCCGGCACCATCCTGAAACCGGGCGAGACGGTGACGCTGACTGTGATCAAGTAGCGCTTCGGGGAACCTCGGTCGCCCGCCAGGCTGTCTGTACGGGTGAGGAGGGATATGGACGAGTTCACTGAGTACGTGACCGCGCGCTGGCCGACGCTGGTCCGTTCCGCGGTACTGCTGGGTTGTACGCCGTCCGAGGCCGAGGACCTCGTCCAGTCCGTGCTGGAACGCTGCCTGCTGAAGTGGAACCGGGTGCGGGCCGCGGAGGACCGGGACGCGTACGTGCACCGCGTACTGGTCAACTGCTTCCGCTCCTCCCGCAGGCGCCGCTGGCACGGTGAGCTGCCGTCCGCCTCCCTCCCGGAGGGCGTCGGCGGCGACCCGACGGACGCTGTCGACGACACCGACGCCGTCAGACGCGCACTCGACCGGCTGCCGGGGGACCAACGCACAGCCGTCGTACTGCGGTACTACGCGCACCTGAGCGAGCAGCAGATGGCGTCCGTGCTCGGCGTCGCCCCGGGCACGGTCAAGAGCCGCCTGTCCCGCGCGGTGAAGGCCCTCGCGCAGGACCCACACCTGGCAGAACTGCGAGAACCCCGATGATCGAGACCAAGCTGACCGAGCTCCTGGAACAGACCGCCGACGAGACCCCTGTCGGCCCACCCCCGCTGTCCGCCGTCCGAGCGGGCGCGGCACGCCGCCGCCGACGCCGTACTGCGGGATTCACCGCGCTCAGTGTGGTGACTGTCGGGGCCGTGATCGCCGGCACGAACCTGCTGACCTCACCCACTACACCTGTCAGCACACCCGCGCCGGCAACAACCCCGGTGTCACCACCCGCGATGCGGCTGGTCGGCTTCGGGCACGCCGCCATCGCGATCCCGGCGAGCTGGCCGACCAACAAGAGCCAGTGCGGCACACCGCAGCAGGACACCGTGCAGATCGACGACCCGAGCGCGGCGCTGTTCTGCATGAGCTATCGCCCGAAGGGCGTCGAAAGTGTGCAGCTGACCGGTGTGCCGTCCATCGAGTTCCGCGCCGACGAGACGGTCGTCATCGACGGGGAGCCGGCTCAGCGCCAGCGTACGAACTGCCTGGCTGGCTGGCAGGGGACCCGAGTGTGCATCGGCGCGGTGGGCATCCCGTCGCTCAAGGTGTGGTTCTACGCCGAGTCCTCGACGAGCGCCGAGGAGGTCGACCGGATCCTCGACCGGGTCCAGATCGTGCGGGATCGTGCCGGCGTCCCCAGCTACCACTCGGTG containing:
- a CDS encoding PASTA domain-containing protein; translated protein: MIETKLTELLEQTADETPVGPPPLSAVRAGAARRRRRRTAGFTALSVVTVGAVIAGTNLLTSPTTPVSTPAPATTPVSPPAMRLVGFGHAAIAIPASWPTNKSQCGTPQQDTVQIDDPSAALFCMSYRPKGVESVQLTGVPSIEFRADETVVIDGEPAQRQRTNCLAGWQGTRVCIGAVGIPSLKVWFYAESSTSAEEVDRILDRVQIVRDRAGVPSYHSVRGSSLGSIARNYEPLLKAAGLKVQYKQVKSPSYADGTILGVAPAVGTMLPVGATVTVTVAV
- a CDS encoding SigE family RNA polymerase sigma factor produces the protein MDEFTEYVTARWPTLVRSAVLLGCTPSEAEDLVQSVLERCLLKWNRVRAAEDRDAYVHRVLVNCFRSSRRRRWHGELPSASLPEGVGGDPTDAVDDTDAVRRALDRLPGDQRTAVVLRYYAHLSEQQMASVLGVAPGTVKSRLSRAVKALAQDPHLAELREPR
- a CDS encoding glycerophosphodiester phosphodiesterase; this translates as MLVIAHRGASGYRPEHTSAAYRLAAQQGADYLEPDLVATLDGVLVCRHENEISGTTDVAEHPVFADRRITKIVDGTAVTGWFVEDFTYAELRTLRARERMPALRAGNTAYDGLEEIPTFDDVVALARRESARLGRPIGVIPEIKHPTYFRRLGLPLEELLTERILALGLRPDEIMVQSFEPTSLRRLSVMTRVPLVQLIDAESAPNDFLRTGDGRSYADLVEPRGLREIATYAQVLAPHKDLVVPRTADGCLGEPTQLVDHAHRAGLGVQVWTFRAERRFLPTATDFRTELTRFAALGLQAIFADHPDQAVSALRAPAVNV
- a CDS encoding ABC transporter ATP-binding protein — translated: MRQILPVAGPAEIRQHARRLARRHPRALLIALLLHGLAAVSGLAAPRLIGDLVEDVQHGTTAAKVNLVIIVIAGFIVAQSLLTRWARYRSFALGEQVLAELREEFVDNALALPIGTVERAGTGDLLSRTSRDVDTLSRTVRFAVPETIIAFVTVVFTVVATALVGVWVLVPLAAMVPLLWLSTKWYLRRAKDGYLRENAAYAQMTSSLAETVEGARTVEALRRYDDRVRRGDADIRGSYDAERYTLFLRTVYFPAAELGYLVPVVGTLLFGGWLHINGHVSLGAVTAAVLYVNQLIDPVDRLLSWLDELQSGGAAFARLLGISDVPDDRTPSGQQPAGELVEARDVRFSYVEGRDVLHGVDLTIQPGERIAMVGPSGAGKSTLGRLVAGIHPPRTGSVTVGGVGMTELPLDELRKRVALVTQEHHVFVGTLRDNLSMARPSATDAELLDALGAVDAREWAEGLPDGLDTRVGSGQLSLTPAQAQQLALARLVLADPHTLVLDEATSLIDPRAARHMERSLAAVLEGRTVIAIAHRLYTAHDADRVAVVEDGRISELGSHDDLVARKGSYAALWTSWHG
- a CDS encoding ABC transporter ATP-binding protein; translation: MRQLPLADPGVPNHRSPARYLWWVAGGQARTLAGGMAFGILWMASQAFIPAILGRAIDEGIAAKDGERLLQWTALLFAVGVLQATAGIMRHRFAVTNWLTAAYRTVQVVTRKSADLGATLPKQLATGEVVSIGAGDLSYIGNLMEISARFAGAIVAFVVVAAILLSSSTVLGLVVLIGVPLMLFCLGPMLRPLHKRQSAQRDAVGDLNSLGSDIVAGLRVLRGIGGEESFSRRYRSESQQVRKAGVRVAGIQSVLDAAQVLLPGIFVVLVVGLGAHFALRGDLSAGSLVAFYGYATFLVLPLRTATEFANQLMRGLVAAGRVIRVLKLEPDIVEPETPVRLPDHGDLVDPVSGIRARDGLLTAIVAAEPDSYGPLADRLGRYDETSEVRYGGVTLASATRADVRERILVSDTGSQLFTGVLRAELDPSGRRTDDELMAAMRTASAEDVLVALPDGLDSEVEEKGRSFSGGQRQRLVLVRALLADPSVLVLVEPTSAVDAHTEARIADRLHEHRAGRSTVVLTASPLLLDRVDEVIFVAAGRVVAVGKHRELLDATPQYRRTVTRETEDEGVLR
- a CDS encoding PASTA domain-containing protein; the encoded protein is MTEPKLLDRSGTPRRRLRDGLASAAAVATVVTVIGVTNLLSSNGSGTPIPRPDPVPEPVALRMVGYGHAAIAVPKVWGRNISRCGVPRRDTVLIDDPSAAGDCDLPRPPDVDSVELGTAPPSGFRVDETFTINGVRAERSRTSCSNDDVCWGAVGLPSLKVWFRASSSTSAAEVDQILARIQVLPDLVGVPSTRSLDAARDGTAYAKHLQELGLRAAFRSRTSVVYQPGRVVNVSPPAGTILKPGETVTLTVIK
- a CDS encoding PspC domain-containing protein, encoding MTNSNAPFQNLSGKVLRRSKNQRMLSGVSGGIAEYLNIDVTLVRLGWVGLTLITGGAAMLGYAVAWIVIPESDGKAVWQNVQQSVNQNQTQDTTEQDIASRIYDDTNNKPPAA